GTATCAATAATATTAAAGTGGTAAGGCAATGATTCTGGAAGAACTTTACCTTGCTCAGTTGGAAAATTCCAAGTACAAGTTGTAGCAGCAGATGTAATTGTAATACCTCTTTCTTGCTCTTGCGCCATCCAGTCCATTGTTGCAGCACCATCGTGTACCTCACCAATTTTGTGTGATTTTCCAGTATAAAAAAGAATACGCTCAGTAGTTGTTGTTTTACCAGCATCAATGTGAGCAGCGATCCCGATATTTCTTGTATATTTTAAATCTCTAGCCATTTCTTACGAATTAAAATCTAAAGTGAGAGAATGCTTTATTAGCTTCTGCCATTTTGTGAGTATCCATTCTTTTCTTAACTGCAGCACCTTCTTCTTTAGCCGCAGCTAAACACTCAGAAGCTAAACGTTGTGCCATAGATTTTTCATTTCTTCTTCTTGAATAAAGTATTAACCACTTCATTGCCATAGAAATTTTTCTGTCTGGACGAATCTGCATTGGAATTTGGAATGTAGCTCCACCAACTCTACGGCTACGTACTTCTACGTGAGGCATAACGTTTGTTAAAGCATCTTTCCAGATCTCTAATGAAGTTTTCTCATCATTTTGCTTTTTAGTTTCAATGATATCAATAGCATCATAAAATACTTTAAAAGCTGTAGATTTCTTACCATCCCACATTAAGTTATTCACAAAACGTGTTACTAATTGGTCATTAAACCTTGGATCCGGTAAAAGTGGTCTTTTCTTTGCCGCTCTTTTTCTCATGTCTTTTTCTTAAAAGTTTTTAAATTACTTTTTTGCTTCTTTTGGGCGTTTAGCACCGTACTTAGATCTTCTTTGCGTTCTTCCTGCAACACCTGACGTATCAAGCGCTCCACGAACGATGTGATATCTAACACCTGGTAAATCTTTTACCCTTCCACCTCGCACTAATACTATCGAGTGCTCTTGTAGATTATGTCCTTCTCCTGGGATGTAAGCATTCACCTCATTACCATTTGTCAAACGTACACGCGCAACTTTACGCATTGCAGAGTTTGGTTTTTTTGGTGTAGTAGTGTAAACACGCGTACAAACCCCTCTTCTTTGAGGACAAGAATCTAAAGCAACCGATTTACTCTTCTTAGTGATCTGAGTTCTTCCTGTTCTTACTAATTGTTGAATTGTTGGCATAATTAATACTAAAAATTATTATGTTTATTAAATTCCCGCTTTTTACGGGGTTGCAAATGTATAAAATATTTCTCAGTATACAAACGTTAAACCATTAATTTTCAACAACATTATTTATAACTATGATTTCACAAAGAAACATTAGATATTTGCTTTACATTTAACTAACAAAACAATTGCTTTTGAAACAATTACTAAACATATACATCCTATTAATTAGCTCAAGCTGTTTTGCCCAATCTTTTTGCCTTAATATAAATGGAATCAACAAAGAACAGAGCCAAACAATTGATTCTATTTCATATAACAAAAAACACTCTAACCTAAAATCTCTTTACAACGAAATCACAATTATCACAAATCAACTAACAAAACAAGGGTTTATTGATTCCGAAATTATAGAAAACAAGAAAATAAACGACAGTACTTTCAACGCCATAATCGACCTAAAAAACAAGATAAAAGAAGTACATATATATATAGGTATAAATAATTCTTTTTATAATGAAAAAACAGCAACAAAAGACAGCATATTTATTCCATATTCTGAATTAGAAAATTTCCTCAATCAAGAAATTTCTAATAAAGAAAAAGCAGGTTTTGCATTTACTAAAATAAAACTGAAAAATATCACTAAAAAGAATTCGATAATTTATGCTGCTTTAAATTTAGATTCCGAAAAAAAAAGAGCTTTAAATTCAATTATTCTAAATTATGCTAACTCGGATTCAAAAGATTTTTTCCCAAAAGGAGCATTAAAACAACTCAATAGAAAATATCTAAACAGAACTTTTAATCAAGAAATTATTAAAAACATTTATACCGATATAAATAGTTTTGAATTTATATCCCAAACCAAATATCCCGAAATACTTTTCACAAAGGACTCAACTAAAATCTACACTTATATTGAAAAAAGAAAAGCGAATACATTTGATGGTTACATTGGCTTTTCAAATGACGAAAACAAAAAACTTGTCTTAAATGGATATCTAGATATTTCTTTAGTCAACACATTGCATGCTGGAGAAAAATTTTCGTTATACTGGAAAAGCGATGGCAATCAACAAAAAACGTTTAATACTAAAATTGAAATTCCATATATATTTCAATCTCCAATAGGAATAAAAGCGCAATTAAACATATTCAAACAAGACAGCACTTTCCAAAATACTAAAACCGATATCAACTTAGGATATTATTTGAACTACAATTCAAAACTTTACATTGGATATCAATCCACAGAATCCAGCGATATTCAAAACACAAACAATTCTTCAATCAGCGATTTCAACAATTCGTACCTGACAACTACTTTTGATTTACAAAAATTAGATTACCAAAATCCATTATTTTTCAATAAAGCGTTCATATACACCTCACTGGGATTTGGAAAACGAACTACGAACAACAGTCCTCAAACAGCCGGAACAAGCAATCAGTTTTTTGCAAACATTAACCTTAAGTACAATTTTGAACTTAATCCGAAAAATTTCATTAACATAAATTCACAAAATTTTTTCTTAAAAAGTCAAAACTACATTTCAAACGAATTATTCCGCTTTGGAGGAATGAATTCGATCAGAGGCTTTTTAGAAAATAGTCTTCAAGCTAACTTCACTTCGATGTTATTAACAGAATACAGGTATCTGATTTCACAAAATCTATACTTTAACTCTATTTTAGACTATGCCCTTTACCAAGACCAAACAGTTACTTTAAACCAAAAACAGATAAAAAAATTGATCGGCATCGGCATTGGCGCAACAATCCAAACAACAAGTGGTATTTTACGAATAAATCTCAGTAATGGCGCGGAAAGAGCATCGGATTTGCAATTATTTAACACTATCATCAACATATGTTATAATGTTAAATTTTGATGTATATTAAAAAAAGATTAAAAGAACATTAGGATAGTTAACAAATAATTAAGAGTTTTACCACACTAATTCAAAATATTTAAAAATGAAACTAAGGTTCAATGGATTTTTAGTACTTCTTTTAGTACTAATCGCGCAAGTAACTTTTGCGCAAGAAAGAGCTGTCTCGGGTACAGTTTCGGACAATGCAGGACTGCCTCTGCCAGGCGTAAGTGTATTGGTTAAAGGAACAAAGTCTGGGACACAAACGGATTTTGATGGAAAATTCTCTATCAAAGCAACATCAAGCCAAGTTCTGGTATTTAGCTACATCGGAATGAAAACTCAAGAAGTAGCTGCAAGCTCAACTGTAATCAATATAAAGTTAGCAGGTGACGCACAAGAACTAGAAGGAGTTGTAGTAACAACTGCAATGGGGATTAAAAGAGAGAAAAAATCTCTTGGTTATGCATCTCAACAAATTTCAGGTAAAGATGTTAATGGAGGAGCTGGAAACGCGAACGTCGCTAACCTTTTATCTGGTAAAGCAGCGGGTGTTGAAGTTCAAAGAAACAACAACTTTGGAGGATCAACAAATGTTGTCATAAGAGGAAACAAATCTCTTACTGGAAACAATCAGGCGCTTTGGGTAATTGACGGTGTGCCAATTGACAACTCAAACTCAAATGCAACTTCTCAACAAGTTGGTGGCGGAGGTTACGATTATGGTAACAACGCTTCTGATATTAACCAAGAAGACATCGAAAGCATTAACATTCTTAAAGGAGCAGCCGCAACAGCACTTTATGGATCACGTGCAGCAAATGGAGTTGTAATGGTAACAACAAAAAAAGGTAAATCAGACAACAAAATAGGCTTTACTTTTTCAAGTGGTTTTACAAGCGGTAGTATTGACAAATCAACATTCCCTACGTATCAAAACAAATACGGTTCAGGGTATGGTTTCGGATCATCATTTCTAGGAACAGGAACTCCTGACACAGTAGACACTTCAAATGACGCATCAGACGGAGATGCTTTCGACAACCAATTAGTTTACCAATGGGACGCTTTCACTCCATATTCCCCTAATTATGGAAAAGCTACTCCTTGGGCAGCTGCTAAAAATGGCCCCGTAACTTTCTTCAGAAACTCACAAACTTACGTTAACAGCATATCGCTTGAAAAATCAACAGAAAGATCAAGTCTATCTATGTCTTATGTTAACACAAATCAAACTGGTATCTTACCAAATAGTGAATTAAAAAAGAATCAATTAAGCGCTAGATTTAGTCAAAAAGTTACCGATAAATTAACTGCCAACGCTTACGCTGCTGTAACACTACAAAACACAGTGGGAAGAAACTCTACTGGTTACAACGACAACATCATGGGTAACTTCAGACAATGGTGGCAAACCAATACAGATGTTCAGGCTCAAAAAGATGTATACTTTGCTTCAGGAGGCCAAAACATAACATGGAACTGGACTGACCCAACATCTCCAGATGGTTTAGTGCCAGCATACTGGGACAACCCTTACTTTACTCGTTATCAAAACTACTCTTCAGATGACAGAACGCGTTTGTTTAGCTATGCTTCTCTTAACTATGAAGTAGCACCTTGGTTAAACATTCTTGGAAGAGTCTCTTTAGACACTTACAAACAACTTCAAGAAGAAAGAAGAGCAGTAGGATCTATTGCTTCAGGCTTTGGACTTTCTCCAGTTGATGAATCATCAGGATACCAAAGAAATGACATTAATTTCGAAGAAATCAACTACGATTTAATGTTAAACTTCAACAAAAAAATCGGAGACAACATCAGCTTAACTGGAGTACTTGGAACAAACATCAGAAGAAACGACAGAGAAAATGTACTTTCTTCTACTGTAGGAGGATTAGTGGTACCTGGAATTTATGCTTTATCTAACTCTCGTTTTGATCTTCCTTTCCCTAAAGAAGCTAAAATCAAATCCGGAGTAAACGGTATTTATGCTCAAGGTTCTATCGGATACCTAGACACTTATTTTGTAGACGCATCCATAAGAAGAGATGTTTCATCAACTTTACCAGATGACAATAACACATATGTTTACCCAGCAGTTTCGGGATCATTTTTATTCTCGAATGTTGTAAAAGCAGATTGGTTAAACTTAGGAAAATTCAGAGTTAACTATGCAGAAGTTGGAAATGATGCAGATGCATTACAACTTAACAACACTT
This portion of the Flavobacterium panacagri genome encodes:
- the rpsG gene encoding 30S ribosomal protein S7, with amino-acid sequence MRKRAAKKRPLLPDPRFNDQLVTRFVNNLMWDGKKSTAFKVFYDAIDIIETKKQNDEKTSLEIWKDALTNVMPHVEVRSRRVGGATFQIPMQIRPDRKISMAMKWLILYSRRRNEKSMAQRLASECLAAAKEEGAAVKKRMDTHKMAEANKAFSHFRF
- a CDS encoding SusC/RagA family TonB-linked outer membrane protein; amino-acid sequence: MKLRFNGFLVLLLVLIAQVTFAQERAVSGTVSDNAGLPLPGVSVLVKGTKSGTQTDFDGKFSIKATSSQVLVFSYIGMKTQEVAASSTVINIKLAGDAQELEGVVVTTAMGIKREKKSLGYASQQISGKDVNGGAGNANVANLLSGKAAGVEVQRNNNFGGSTNVVIRGNKSLTGNNQALWVIDGVPIDNSNSNATSQQVGGGGYDYGNNASDINQEDIESINILKGAAATALYGSRAANGVVMVTTKKGKSDNKIGFTFSSGFTSGSIDKSTFPTYQNKYGSGYGFGSSFLGTGTPDTVDTSNDASDGDAFDNQLVYQWDAFTPYSPNYGKATPWAAAKNGPVTFFRNSQTYVNSISLEKSTERSSLSMSYVNTNQTGILPNSELKKNQLSARFSQKVTDKLTANAYAAVTLQNTVGRNSTGYNDNIMGNFRQWWQTNTDVQAQKDVYFASGGQNITWNWTDPTSPDGLVPAYWDNPYFTRYQNYSSDDRTRLFSYASLNYEVAPWLNILGRVSLDTYKQLQEERRAVGSIASGFGLSPVDESSGYQRNDINFEEINYDLMLNFNKKIGDNISLTGVLGTNIRRNDRENVLSSTVGGLVVPGIYALSNSRFDLPFPKEAKIKSGVNGIYAQGSIGYLDTYFVDASIRRDVSSTLPDDNNTYVYPAVSGSFLFSNVVKADWLNLGKFRVNYAEVGNDADALQLNNTYTRVSNFQGQPLYTNSLLLPFRSINKNPELKPERTKSFEVGLEASLLNRRLGFDVTYYKTNSVDQIVAAAVSSGSGYTHGLVNGGNIQNKGFEVQLNGTPIRTKDFTWEIIVNWSNNRSKVISLPNGLDNLQLGAFQGGVTVNASPGEAYGALKGTDFVYTNGQPTIDQATGKYMITTSSSNTIGNITPDWIGGVRNKFSYKNLTFGFLIDTQKGGDIFSLDMYYGLASGLYKETAVGDIRENGVLNPGVAPDGSVNTVKTKGGTIANSMGYQAAPNKAFIYDASFVKLREVSITYNFPKKMFENTFFNSASASLVGSNLWIISKNLPYADPESGLSSGNSSRGYSVGSLPTTRDIGFNLTFKF
- the rpsL gene encoding 30S ribosomal protein S12; the protein is MPTIQQLVRTGRTQITKKSKSVALDSCPQRRGVCTRVYTTTPKKPNSAMRKVARVRLTNGNEVNAYIPGEGHNLQEHSIVLVRGGRVKDLPGVRYHIVRGALDTSGVAGRTQRRSKYGAKRPKEAKK